From a region of the Neobacillus niacini genome:
- a CDS encoding GntP family permease — protein sequence MPLVIVALGIIALLILIMGLKLNTFISLIIVSFGVALALGMPLEEVVKTIEAGLGGTLGHIGLIFGLGAMLGKLIADSGGAQRIAMTLVNKFGEKNTQWAVVVASFIIGIALFFEVGLVLLIPIVFAISRELKVSILSLGISMTAALSVTHGFLPPHPGPTTIAGELGADIGEVLLYGFIVAVPTVILAGPVFTKIAKKLVPESFTKMGSIASLGELKTFKLQDTPGFGISVFTALLPVILMSIATIITLLQKTLGFEDNTVLAVIRFIGEAGTAMLISLLFAVYSMGIARKIPMKDVMESCTQAILHIGMMLLIIGGGGAFKQVLINGGVGDYVAELFKGTAISPIILAWMIAAILRIALGSATVAALTTAGLVIPMLGQSDVNLALVVLATGAGSVILSHVNDAGFWMFKEYFGLSMKETFATWTLLETIISVAGLGFVLLLSLFV from the coding sequence ATGCCATTAGTAATTGTAGCGTTAGGAATTATAGCCTTACTTATTTTGATCATGGGCTTAAAATTAAACACCTTTATTTCTTTAATCATCGTATCGTTTGGAGTGGCGTTAGCACTTGGAATGCCATTAGAAGAAGTGGTTAAAACTATCGAAGCCGGATTAGGCGGAACACTTGGACATATTGGTTTAATTTTTGGACTTGGAGCCATGCTCGGTAAATTAATCGCTGATTCAGGCGGTGCGCAGCGAATTGCGATGACTCTTGTGAACAAATTCGGTGAAAAAAATACTCAATGGGCAGTAGTCGTTGCCTCATTCATTATCGGTATCGCGTTATTTTTTGAAGTAGGTTTAGTATTATTGATTCCAATTGTCTTTGCGATTTCAAGAGAATTAAAAGTTTCGATCTTGTCACTTGGTATTTCCATGACAGCAGCTTTATCAGTCACACACGGTTTCTTGCCGCCTCATCCAGGACCAACTACAATTGCTGGTGAACTTGGTGCAGACATTGGTGAAGTATTACTTTATGGTTTCATTGTTGCTGTCCCTACCGTTATCTTAGCTGGGCCAGTTTTTACAAAGATTGCGAAAAAACTTGTACCTGAATCATTTACAAAAATGGGCAGCATTGCATCATTAGGTGAACTAAAAACATTTAAACTGCAAGACACACCTGGATTTGGTATCAGTGTTTTTACCGCTTTACTTCCTGTTATTTTAATGTCCATTGCGACAATTATTACCTTGCTGCAAAAAACACTGGGCTTTGAAGATAATACTGTACTAGCAGTCATTCGATTTATCGGTGAAGCAGGTACGGCGATGTTAATCTCGCTATTATTTGCTGTTTATTCAATGGGTATCGCAAGAAAGATTCCAATGAAGGATGTCATGGAGTCTTGTACACAAGCGATTCTTCACATTGGTATGATGCTCTTAATCATCGGTGGCGGCGGAGCCTTTAAGCAAGTATTAATCAACGGCGGTGTTGGTGACTATGTAGCAGAATTATTCAAAGGGACTGCTATATCACCGATTATCCTTGCATGGATGATTGCTGCCATTTTACGTATTGCATTAGGATCCGCTACTGTTGCAGCATTAACAACAGCTGGTTTAGTGATTCCAATGTTAGGACAATCTGATGTTAACCTTGCTTTAGTCGTTCTTGCAACAGGTGCGGGAAGTGTCATTCTTTCCCATGTAAATGATGCTGGTTTCTGGATGTTTAAGGAATACTTTGGTTTAAGTATGAAAGAAACATTTGCCACATGGACCTTGCTTGAGACGATTATTTCCGTAGCGGGATTAGGATTTGTTTTATTATTAAGCTTGTTTGTATAG
- a CDS encoding HNH endonuclease translates to MGKCELCEREEVETTVHHLLPKEMGGTFGPTANLCIPCHKQIHALYTNAEIAARLTTIPELKDDPQLSRYLKWIRKQPSTKLMKIKKSNERRQKR, encoded by the coding sequence ATGGGTAAATGTGAACTTTGTGAGCGAGAGGAGGTTGAGACAACTGTTCATCATCTGCTGCCCAAAGAAATGGGTGGTACATTTGGACCTACGGCCAACTTATGTATCCCTTGTCATAAACAAATCCATGCCCTTTATACCAATGCGGAGATCGCAGCACGATTAACAACCATCCCTGAATTAAAAGACGATCCCCAACTATCACGTTACCTTAAATGGATCCGGAAACAGCCTTCCACAAAATTAATGAAAATAAAAAAATCAAATGAGCGGAGACAGAAGCGATAG
- a CDS encoding VOC family protein, with translation MNLKKIHHVAVICSNYDVSKDFYVRILGLTPMREVYREERGSYKLDLKVNGQYQIELFSFPNPPARVNYPEAAGLRHLAFEVDNMEEAVHHLKALQVEVEDIRIDPWTQKKFTFFADPDGLPIELYEC, from the coding sequence ATGAATTTAAAGAAAATACACCACGTAGCAGTTATTTGTTCTAATTACGATGTATCAAAAGACTTTTATGTACGGATCTTAGGTTTAACGCCTATGAGGGAAGTGTACCGCGAGGAAAGGGGCTCTTATAAACTGGACCTAAAGGTAAATGGACAATACCAAATTGAGTTGTTTTCCTTTCCAAACCCGCCAGCACGGGTCAATTATCCAGAAGCGGCTGGATTAAGACATTTGGCGTTTGAAGTGGATAATATGGAAGAGGCCGTCCACCATTTAAAAGCATTGCAGGTGGAAGTAGAGGACATACGGATAGACCCATGGACACAAAAGAAATTTACCTTCTTTGCGGATCCGGATGGGTTACCGATTGAACTTTATGAATGCTAA
- a CDS encoding YmaF family protein encodes MDIPVSGFMYASDGSDPMHSHRMYITSWDGRPVHVHSFSGITSFEDGHSHQYAGTTEPAPTGVPHTHRYFTFTSVDDRHRHQIQGVTGPAIPLPNGGHYHEFNGVTTIEGVRPHRHFYSGRTSL; translated from the coding sequence ATGGATATCCCTGTTTCTGGCTTTATGTATGCTTCAGATGGTTCAGACCCGATGCATTCCCATCGAATGTATATTACATCTTGGGATGGAAGGCCTGTTCATGTTCACAGCTTTAGCGGGATTACCTCTTTTGAAGATGGACACAGCCATCAATACGCTGGAACAACAGAGCCAGCACCCACTGGGGTCCCGCATACCCATCGATATTTTACCTTTACTTCTGTTGATGACAGACATAGACACCAAATACAGGGAGTAACAGGTCCGGCCATTCCGCTTCCAAACGGTGGCCATTATCACGAATTTAATGGTGTCACCACCATCGAAGGAGTCCGTCCGCATAGACACTTTTATAGTGGTAGAACAAGTCTCTAG
- a CDS encoding nucleotide excision repair endonuclease codes for MINITVPKPDVTITKQDNPEMSNIYGFTDFHLIPRDKGGIFMFYNKDKELLFVGKARKLRPRIKKHFEDSVSPVKNHRDEITRIEVCVIEDPTHREIYETFIINESKSKYNIDKVFFR; via the coding sequence ATGATCAATATAACCGTTCCAAAGCCAGATGTTACGATTACTAAACAAGATAATCCAGAAATGAGCAACATTTATGGGTTTACTGATTTTCATCTTATCCCGCGTGATAAAGGTGGAATCTTTATGTTTTATAACAAGGATAAAGAGTTGCTGTTTGTAGGGAAAGCTAGAAAGCTGCGACCTAGAATCAAGAAGCATTTTGAGGATAGTGTCTCGCCAGTCAAGAATCACCGTGATGAAATTACCAGAATTGAAGTATGTGTCATTGAAGACCCAACACATAGAGAAATTTATGAAACGTTTATCATTAATGAATCGAAGTCGAAGTACAATATCGACAAGGTGTTTTTTAGATAA
- a CDS encoding GntR family transcriptional regulator, whose translation MIETQEFLYPEKSLSKASAGERVACELRMRIISGAIESGTILSENKLAADFAVSRSPIREALKILASENIIRLERMGAVVIGLTEKEIQEIYDVRLLIETFVFERLIKMETKQLSRELSKILEMMKVAIKYRDADEFALQDVLFHETIIRSINHSHMLMIWDNLKPVMECLILLSMRMRIKEEYEDFTRVIRNHEIYIEAIESKNRELMLESLHLNFDDVQVQGTVDDLWMSQQMLAKGAVQKHD comes from the coding sequence ATGATAGAAACACAGGAATTTCTGTATCCCGAGAAGAGTCTTTCAAAAGCTTCTGCTGGTGAACGTGTAGCTTGCGAGCTTAGAATGCGTATTATCTCAGGTGCAATTGAAAGCGGCACCATCTTATCTGAAAATAAATTGGCTGCTGATTTTGCGGTGAGCAGGTCACCCATTCGGGAAGCGTTAAAAATACTAGCATCCGAAAATATTATCCGATTGGAAAGAATGGGTGCAGTTGTCATTGGTTTAACAGAAAAGGAAATACAAGAGATTTATGATGTTCGGCTGCTTATTGAAACGTTTGTATTTGAACGTCTTATAAAAATGGAAACAAAACAACTATCAAGAGAACTTAGTAAAATACTAGAAATGATGAAGGTTGCGATAAAGTATCGTGATGCTGACGAATTTGCCCTACAGGACGTCTTATTTCATGAAACGATTATTCGCTCGATTAATCATTCGCACATGCTGATGATTTGGGATAACTTAAAGCCTGTTATGGAATGCTTAATTCTTTTATCGATGCGTATGCGGATTAAAGAAGAGTACGAAGACTTTACCAGGGTTATACGAAATCATGAGATTTATATAGAAGCGATTGAATCGAAGAATCGAGAGCTCATGCTTGAATCTTTACATTTAAACTTTGATGATGTTCAAGTTCAGGGAACAGTAGATGACCTCTGGATGTCACAACAAATGCTGGCTAAAGGAGCTGTGCAAAAACATGACTAA
- a CDS encoding DUF1659 domain-containing protein translates to MAQAVVTASKLRLVFQVGMDDEGKPVLKAKTFNNIQKSAAPDQLLQAAQALIGLSNDTLSNIERVDNADLLA, encoded by the coding sequence ATGGCACAAGCAGTAGTAACAGCGTCCAAGTTACGTTTGGTGTTCCAGGTGGGTATGGATGATGAAGGCAAACCGGTTCTTAAAGCAAAGACATTCAACAATATCCAGAAATCCGCCGCACCGGATCAACTTTTACAAGCAGCACAAGCCCTTATTGGTTTATCCAATGACACTCTCAGCAATATTGAGAGAGTCGACAATGCTGATTTACTAGCATAA
- a CDS encoding acyl-ACP desaturase — protein MLTNHLDFRLEPQLKELYEEHKRRAAKIDWGYHDFLPWDKAQDFKRVPWKPEQVTLPAGVVTAVETALLTEVNLPWFTSHLDQTFKGSLSVIKDFVHTWTAEEDQHSNLLETYLLITRNADPKRIRQLHKMTVEGGWEPDFHTPFETMVYTSLQELATMVFYYNVAKVAGPHDKELATLLRRLAKDETLHYAFYRDVIKLHLQLEPNYCYYLGYVIKNFQMPGTVMPDFEDRMAIIAKEANYGPLEYFDQVLDVIVDYWDIENLRPIAPEAEKARLDILNYHARLKRVRDRFYAGANRK, from the coding sequence TTGCTAACAAACCATTTAGATTTTAGACTTGAACCGCAATTAAAAGAGCTCTATGAGGAACATAAGAGAAGGGCTGCAAAAATAGATTGGGGCTATCATGATTTCTTGCCTTGGGATAAAGCACAGGATTTTAAGAGGGTGCCTTGGAAGCCTGAGCAGGTAACACTGCCCGCGGGTGTTGTAACAGCTGTAGAGACGGCTCTTTTGACTGAAGTGAATCTACCTTGGTTCACATCCCATTTAGATCAAACCTTTAAAGGGTCTCTTTCTGTCATCAAGGATTTTGTCCATACCTGGACAGCAGAAGAAGATCAACATTCAAACCTTTTGGAGACCTATCTTTTGATAACAAGAAACGCAGATCCTAAACGTATTCGTCAATTGCACAAGATGACGGTAGAAGGAGGATGGGAACCGGATTTTCATACCCCTTTTGAGACGATGGTCTATACGTCGCTCCAAGAACTTGCAACTATGGTGTTTTATTATAATGTTGCGAAGGTAGCAGGGCCTCATGATAAAGAATTGGCTACGCTCCTCAGACGTCTCGCCAAGGATGAAACACTGCATTATGCTTTTTATCGCGATGTTATCAAGCTACATTTGCAGTTGGAACCGAACTATTGCTACTATCTTGGTTATGTGATCAAGAATTTTCAGATGCCTGGTACAGTCATGCCTGATTTTGAAGACCGGATGGCCATTATTGCAAAAGAAGCCAATTACGGGCCGCTTGAGTACTTTGATCAAGTGCTGGATGTCATTGTTGACTATTGGGACATTGAAAACTTGAGACCGATTGCTCCTGAAGCAGAAAAGGCACGGTTGGATATTCTTAACTACCATGCAAGGCTTAAACGTGTAAGAGATCGATTTTATGCTGGTGCTAACCGTAAATAA
- a CDS encoding DUF2922 domain-containing protein has product MAKTLELEFVTEFGKTARLSVDNPKEPIDESVVKAAMEEMIASGIFTSTNGNFASVKGARVIDRNVTEYEIV; this is encoded by the coding sequence ATGGCTAAAACACTGGAGCTAGAGTTTGTTACCGAGTTTGGTAAAACGGCACGTCTATCTGTAGACAATCCGAAGGAACCAATTGACGAATCTGTGGTAAAGGCGGCGATGGAGGAAATGATCGCGTCTGGAATTTTTACATCCACAAATGGTAATTTTGCTTCTGTAAAAGGAGCACGAGTGATTGACCGGAATGTTACGGAATACGAGATTGTTTAA
- a CDS encoding DHA2 family efflux MFS transporter permease subunit, with protein MDTSLQKKPPYLMIAILFVGAFVSFLNNSLLNVALPSIMVDLGIKDYSTVQWLATGYMLVSGILIPASAFLLTRFSNRSLYITSMALFTLGTALAAFAQNFGLLLTGRMIQAAGSSVMGPLLMNIMLVSFPREKRGTAMGIFGLVMITAPAIGPTLSGYIVEYYDWRVLFEMILPLAVISLLLAVWKLENVMEQNKNATLDYLSVVLSSIGFGGLLYGVSSASSDGWDDTIVLTTIIVGGIALIAFIVRQLKMDQPLLDLRVYKYPMFALGSVIAIVNAVAMFSGMILTPAYVQNVRGISPLDSGLMMLPGAIVMGIMSPITGKLFDKFGPRILGVIGLTVTGVSTYMLAHLQIDSSYTYIILVYTLRMLGMSMVMMPIMTNGLNQLPTVLNPHGTAINNTAQQVSGSIGTAVLVTIMNSVTKTEAKSLMASVDPTTLTEASTALLTQQALLAGIQYSFYVTLAINIVALVLALFVKRVDTSEEVVRKLEQQGNRQIKPAAQQ; from the coding sequence ATGGATACATCCTTACAAAAGAAACCACCATATTTAATGATTGCAATATTATTCGTTGGAGCATTTGTTTCTTTTTTAAATAACTCGCTCTTAAACGTAGCACTTCCATCGATTATGGTCGATTTAGGAATTAAAGATTATTCAACGGTACAATGGTTAGCTACAGGCTATATGCTAGTCAGCGGGATTTTAATTCCGGCGTCCGCCTTCTTACTAACACGGTTTTCAAATCGTAGTTTATACATTACATCCATGGCACTTTTCACACTGGGTACAGCACTCGCAGCCTTTGCGCAAAATTTTGGTCTTTTACTTACTGGACGCATGATTCAGGCAGCCGGTTCTTCCGTCATGGGACCTTTATTAATGAACATTATGTTAGTAAGCTTCCCACGCGAAAAACGTGGTACGGCAATGGGAATTTTCGGTTTAGTTATGATTACAGCACCAGCCATCGGACCAACGCTTTCCGGTTATATCGTAGAATACTACGACTGGCGCGTACTGTTTGAAATGATTTTACCATTAGCCGTCATTAGTTTATTATTGGCTGTTTGGAAGCTAGAAAATGTAATGGAACAAAATAAAAATGCTACACTTGATTACCTGTCAGTGGTATTATCGTCAATCGGTTTTGGCGGATTACTCTATGGTGTAAGTTCAGCAAGCTCCGACGGCTGGGACGATACCATCGTCTTAACGACTATTATCGTTGGTGGTATTGCCTTAATCGCCTTTATTGTTCGTCAATTAAAGATGGATCAGCCATTATTAGATTTACGTGTTTATAAATATCCAATGTTTGCACTTGGATCTGTCATTGCGATTGTCAACGCAGTAGCTATGTTCTCAGGTATGATTTTAACACCTGCTTATGTACAAAATGTTCGCGGGATTTCACCACTTGATTCAGGGTTAATGATGCTTCCGGGTGCGATTGTAATGGGGATTATGTCGCCAATCACAGGTAAACTTTTCGATAAATTTGGTCCACGTATACTAGGAGTAATCGGGCTGACCGTTACCGGCGTTTCTACGTATATGCTGGCGCATTTACAAATTGATTCTAGCTACACCTATATTATTCTTGTCTACACATTACGTATGCTGGGTATGTCCATGGTCATGATGCCGATTATGACAAATGGTTTAAACCAATTACCAACTGTGTTAAACCCACATGGTACTGCGATTAACAACACTGCTCAGCAAGTGTCTGGTTCCATCGGTACAGCAGTTCTCGTAACCATTATGAACTCAGTGACAAAAACAGAAGCTAAAAGCCTTATGGCTAGTGTCGATCCAACGACTCTAACAGAAGCTTCCACGGCTTTATTAACACAGCAAGCTTTATTAGCCGGGATTCAATATTCATTCTATGTGACATTAGCGATTAACATCGTGGCTCTCGTATTAGCCCTATTCGTTAAACGCGTGGATACAAGTGAAGAAGTCGTTAGAAAGTTAGAACAGCAGGGCAACAGACAAATCAAGCCTGCAGCACAGCAATAA
- a CDS encoding TetR/AcrR family transcriptional regulator: MPKQTYFHLSKEKQETLIAAAKKEFSRVPLHEASVANIIKSAGIPRGSFYQYFEDKEDLFYYLLNQLAEKSNRRFISVLMDKNGDLFETFIATFQFMLEVHRDQEHKNFFKNVYLNMNYKHEKTLANDVYEETQKTQYFTTIKLIDTSKLNIQDEQELHHVLKILMGVTFQNLVQLFVKEYSDEEALKNYLVQIDLLKRGLQKN; encoded by the coding sequence ATGCCAAAACAAACGTATTTTCACTTATCGAAGGAAAAACAGGAAACTTTAATTGCGGCTGCTAAAAAGGAATTTTCTAGAGTTCCGTTACATGAAGCATCCGTTGCTAACATTATCAAAAGTGCTGGAATCCCGAGGGGCAGCTTTTATCAATATTTTGAGGATAAAGAGGATTTATTTTATTACTTGTTAAATCAATTAGCGGAAAAAAGTAATCGTCGATTTATTTCCGTTCTTATGGACAAAAACGGAGATTTATTTGAGACGTTTATTGCTACCTTTCAATTTATGCTCGAGGTTCATCGAGATCAAGAACACAAAAACTTCTTTAAAAATGTTTATTTAAATATGAACTATAAACATGAAAAAACCTTAGCAAATGATGTTTATGAGGAAACTCAGAAAACCCAATATTTTACTACCATCAAATTAATTGATACAAGTAAATTGAACATTCAAGATGAACAAGAACTACATCATGTATTAAAAATTCTGATGGGCGTTACCTTTCAGAACCTTGTTCAACTGTTCGTTAAAGAATATAGCGATGAAGAAGCGCTTAAAAATTATCTCGTACAGATAGACCTTCTAAAAAGAGGCTTGCAAAAAAATTAG
- the gntK gene encoding gluconokinase, translated as MTNYMLGVDIGTTSTKAVLFTEKGEVIQVENHGYPLYTPDMSTAEQDPNEIYQAVLQAITNITKRHPDKKPAFLSFSSAMHSVIAMDENDQPLTPCITWADNRSEAWAHKIKDELNGHEVYRRTGTPIHPMSPLSKIAWMVHDRPETAVKVKKYIGIKEFIFKKLFDQYVVDHSLASCMGMMNLQNLDWDEEALHIAGVTRDQLSELVPTTQVFRECDPEIAKQIGIDPETPFVIGASDGVLSNLGVNAIGKGEIAITIGTSGAIRTIIDKPQTDEKGRIFCYALTEKHWVIGGPVNNGGMVLRWIRDEFASSEVETAKRLGIDPYEVLTKIAERVRPGSDGLLFHPYLAGERAPLWNPDVRGSFFGLTLSHKKEHMIRAALEGVIYNLYTVFLALTECMDGPVTRIQATGGFARSEVWRQMMSDIFESEVVVPESYESSCLGACILGLYATGKIDSFEVVSEMVGSTFTHAPEEAAAKEYRQLLPIFIHLSRVLEEDYTRIANYQRKLTSHN; from the coding sequence ATGACTAACTATATGTTAGGCGTCGATATCGGAACAACAAGTACCAAAGCCGTATTATTTACAGAAAAAGGCGAAGTCATCCAGGTGGAGAATCATGGGTATCCACTTTATACACCGGATATGTCGACTGCTGAACAAGACCCGAATGAAATTTATCAAGCCGTATTGCAAGCGATTACGAATATAACGAAACGTCATCCTGATAAAAAGCCGGCTTTCTTATCATTTAGCAGCGCCATGCATAGTGTCATTGCAATGGATGAAAACGACCAGCCACTGACACCTTGTATCACTTGGGCGGATAATCGCAGTGAAGCTTGGGCACATAAAATAAAGGATGAGTTGAACGGACATGAAGTCTACAGACGAACTGGAACACCGATTCACCCGATGTCGCCGTTAAGCAAAATAGCATGGATGGTCCATGACCGTCCTGAAACCGCTGTAAAAGTGAAAAAGTATATCGGAATTAAAGAATTTATTTTTAAAAAGTTGTTTGATCAATATGTTGTCGATCATTCCCTCGCCTCTTGCATGGGGATGATGAATCTCCAAAACCTTGATTGGGATGAAGAAGCATTACATATTGCGGGTGTAACGCGTGATCAATTATCTGAACTCGTTCCAACAACGCAAGTTTTCCGCGAGTGTGATCCTGAAATAGCTAAACAAATTGGTATTGATCCAGAAACTCCTTTTGTGATTGGTGCCAGTGACGGAGTTCTTTCAAATCTTGGTGTCAATGCGATTGGAAAAGGCGAGATTGCTATTACCATTGGGACAAGCGGTGCGATTCGGACGATTATTGACAAGCCGCAAACAGATGAAAAGGGAAGAATTTTCTGCTATGCCTTAACGGAAAAGCATTGGGTCATTGGCGGCCCGGTGAACAATGGTGGAATGGTTCTTCGCTGGATTCGTGATGAATTTGCCTCTTCTGAAGTTGAAACAGCAAAAAGACTAGGAATTGATCCATACGAAGTATTAACCAAGATTGCCGAACGTGTAAGACCAGGTTCGGATGGATTGTTATTTCATCCATACCTCGCGGGTGAACGAGCGCCATTGTGGAATCCAGATGTACGCGGATCATTCTTCGGTCTAACTTTGTCACATAAAAAAGAACATATGATTCGAGCAGCATTAGAAGGAGTTATTTACAATCTATATACCGTTTTTCTTGCCTTAACGGAATGCATGGATGGTCCCGTAACTCGAATCCAAGCAACGGGAGGCTTCGCAAGGTCGGAGGTTTGGCGGCAAATGATGTCCGATATATTCGAATCGGAAGTTGTCGTTCCCGAAAGCTATGAAAGTTCATGCCTGGGGGCTTGTATTTTAGGACTATATGCAACAGGAAAAATTGATTCATTTGAAGTCGTGTCTGAAATGGTTGGAAGCACCTTTACACATGCACCTGAAGAAGCTGCCGCAAAAGAATACAGGCAGTTGCTGCCAATCTTTATTCACTTATCAAGAGTATTAGAAGAAGATTATACACGGATCGCTAATTATCAAAGAAAACTTACATCACACAACTAG
- the gnd gene encoding decarboxylating NADP(+)-dependent phosphogluconate dehydrogenase, with translation MLNTIGVIGLGVMGSNIALNMANKGERVAVYNYTRDLTDQLVEKLDGQSITPYYEVQDFVQSLETPRKVFVMVTAGKAIDSVISSLLPHLEEGDVIMDGGNSHYEDTERRYDELKSKGIGYLGIGISGGEVGALEGPSIMPGGDSDVYEKAAPILTKIAAQVDNTPCCAYMGPKGAGHFVKMVHNGIEYADMQLIAEAYTFLRERLHLSVNEIAEIFETWNQGELKSYLIEITAEILRKKDEVTGLPLIDVILDKTGQKGTGKWTSMQAIDNGIPASIITQSLFARYLSSLKEERVHAQEILAGPDFEPQNFDRDVWIEYIRQALYVGKVCAYAQGFTQYKTTSELYGWNLPLKDIALIFRGGCIIRAEFLNVISEAYQVQPDLANLLIAPYFAEKVKEYQMGLRKVVCEGITAGISFPCLSTSLSYYDGYRTAVSNASLLQAQRDYFGAHTYERRDMPGVFHTNWQ, from the coding sequence ATGTTGAATACAATAGGTGTTATTGGTTTAGGAGTCATGGGCAGTAATATCGCTTTAAACATGGCCAATAAAGGGGAACGAGTGGCTGTATATAATTACACGAGAGACTTAACTGATCAACTTGTGGAGAAACTTGATGGACAGAGCATTACTCCTTACTATGAAGTTCAAGATTTCGTACAGTCTTTGGAGACTCCGAGAAAAGTTTTTGTAATGGTGACAGCTGGCAAGGCGATTGATTCAGTAATCAGCTCATTGCTGCCACATCTTGAAGAAGGCGACGTCATTATGGATGGTGGTAACTCCCATTACGAAGATACGGAACGTAGATACGATGAATTAAAGTCTAAAGGAATTGGTTATTTAGGAATTGGAATTTCTGGCGGCGAAGTCGGAGCTTTGGAAGGACCATCGATCATGCCGGGTGGGGATTCAGACGTCTATGAAAAAGCAGCACCTATTCTTACAAAAATTGCAGCCCAAGTGGACAATACGCCTTGCTGTGCTTATATGGGTCCAAAAGGTGCCGGTCATTTTGTAAAAATGGTACATAACGGGATCGAGTATGCCGATATGCAATTAATTGCAGAAGCCTATACTTTTTTAAGAGAAAGGTTACATTTATCGGTAAATGAAATAGCAGAAATTTTTGAAACCTGGAATCAAGGTGAACTGAAAAGTTATTTAATCGAGATTACGGCTGAGATTCTTCGAAAAAAGGATGAGGTAACTGGCTTACCATTGATTGATGTGATTCTTGATAAAACAGGACAAAAAGGAACGGGTAAATGGACGAGCATGCAAGCCATTGATAACGGGATTCCGGCATCGATTATTACACAGTCATTGTTTGCGCGTTATTTATCCTCTCTAAAAGAAGAACGAGTACATGCTCAAGAAATTTTAGCAGGTCCAGATTTCGAACCGCAGAATTTCGATCGTGATGTGTGGATTGAATACATTAGACAAGCATTATATGTGGGTAAAGTTTGTGCCTATGCACAAGGATTCACTCAATATAAAACGACTTCTGAACTTTATGGCTGGAATTTACCTTTAAAGGATATTGCCCTGATTTTCCGTGGTGGATGCATTATTCGTGCAGAATTTTTAAATGTAATAAGCGAAGCCTATCAAGTGCAGCCAGATCTGGCGAATTTGCTGATCGCCCCTTATTTTGCTGAAAAGGTGAAAGAGTATCAAATGGGATTGCGTAAAGTCGTCTGTGAGGGCATTACTGCTGGCATCTCGTTTCCATGCTTAAGTACGTCTCTTTCCTACTATGATGGTTACCGGACAGCTGTCTCAAACGCCAGCCTCTTACAAGCACAACGTGATTACTTCGGCGCCCACACTTACGAGCGCAGGGATATGCCTGGAGTCTTTCATACCAATTGGCAATGA